From the genome of Rhodothermales bacterium, one region includes:
- a CDS encoding ATP-binding protein, producing the protein MIPQSVTPFGHWNGLAEVHRDTYRVFCVIAGVLNPVFGLVYQVTDPGAIDPLWGRFALSALSLLLLSLSYMVPWVEANFIVLVRGYFYVLMANIVGLTMLNGFSYQYALGMLFGFTAMGVAFGLGLSKRAAPLVRFLVTVVALAVGAGLLVPEPEANLWIVWVCAASTALIIYVVAYAKIRGDESAEASEHRYRTLMNAASDAILIADPSTGGLIDANEKARELLGRPLEEVRRMRIAEVFPSEERARYVALFEAQVFKKEPITEDLFIVGRTGESIPVDVSASLVDVDGRKLIQAIFRRHRYEEQLIQAKERAEELLRLKTSLLNNMSHELRTPLTAILGFAELLEEEAEGEQQEHARVISNSAKRLYETVTSVLGLAQLEGGTSAMTLRPLDVSSHVAESVDLLRPLADRKGVGLRVVRHEADAWAEADEPALSRVINNLVGNAIKFTEKGGTVAVIVDADDGHVRVRVQDTGVGISEAFLPRLFEEFRQESTGLARSHEGSGLGLAITKRLIEQMGGTIEAESTKGTGSVFTVKLGRVPAATPVSMPRLPVVPQASRKRILLVEDNADTRHIVRHRLQSLCHVDVASDPTRALELAAQHHYDAFILDINLAATQDGIGLLYSLRRMRRYEHTPSAALTAYAMPGDEEWFRAVGFDHYLSKPFTKQQLFHLFMDLFPRETASLAAQNTSHPTYTHA; encoded by the coding sequence ATGATCCCTCAAAGCGTGACCCCATTCGGGCATTGGAACGGCCTCGCCGAGGTCCACCGCGACACGTACCGCGTCTTCTGCGTGATCGCAGGGGTGCTGAACCCCGTGTTCGGACTCGTCTATCAGGTCACCGATCCCGGTGCGATCGATCCGCTCTGGGGCCGGTTCGCGCTCTCGGCCCTCTCGCTCCTCCTGCTGTCGCTCTCGTACATGGTGCCGTGGGTGGAGGCGAACTTCATCGTCCTCGTCCGCGGGTACTTCTACGTGCTGATGGCCAACATCGTCGGGCTGACGATGTTGAACGGCTTCTCTTACCAGTACGCGCTGGGGATGCTGTTCGGGTTCACCGCGATGGGCGTGGCGTTTGGACTCGGCCTGAGTAAGCGCGCGGCGCCCCTCGTACGGTTCCTCGTCACGGTCGTCGCGCTGGCGGTGGGGGCCGGGCTCCTCGTGCCCGAACCCGAGGCGAACCTGTGGATCGTGTGGGTGTGTGCGGCTTCGACAGCCCTCATCATTTACGTCGTGGCGTACGCGAAGATCAGGGGGGACGAGTCGGCTGAGGCGTCGGAGCACCGGTACCGGACGCTCATGAACGCGGCCAGCGACGCGATCCTCATCGCCGACCCCAGTACCGGCGGGCTGATCGATGCCAACGAGAAAGCGCGTGAACTGCTCGGGCGCCCCCTCGAAGAGGTCCGGCGGATGCGGATCGCCGAGGTGTTTCCTTCGGAGGAGCGGGCGCGCTACGTCGCCCTCTTCGAGGCGCAGGTGTTCAAGAAGGAGCCCATCACGGAAGACCTCTTCATCGTGGGGCGGACAGGGGAGAGCATCCCCGTCGACGTGAGTGCGAGCCTCGTGGACGTGGATGGGCGGAAGCTGATCCAGGCCATCTTCCGCCGCCACCGCTACGAAGAGCAACTCATCCAGGCTAAGGAGCGCGCGGAGGAACTCCTGCGTCTGAAGACGAGCCTCCTGAACAACATGAGCCACGAACTGCGGACGCCGCTGACGGCGATCCTCGGGTTCGCCGAACTGCTCGAAGAGGAGGCCGAGGGGGAGCAGCAGGAGCACGCCCGCGTGATCTCCAATAGCGCGAAGCGGCTCTACGAGACGGTCACGTCGGTCCTCGGCCTCGCACAGCTCGAAGGCGGGACCTCGGCCATGACGCTGCGTCCGCTCGATGTGTCCAGCCACGTCGCGGAGTCCGTTGACCTCTTGCGGCCGTTGGCCGATCGGAAGGGGGTCGGGCTGCGCGTGGTACGCCACGAGGCCGACGCCTGGGCCGAGGCCGACGAGCCGGCCCTGAGCCGCGTCATCAACAACCTCGTCGGCAACGCCATCAAGTTCACGGAGAAGGGGGGGACGGTCGCCGTGATCGTGGACGCCGACGACGGCCACGTCCGGGTTCGGGTGCAGGACACCGGCGTCGGGATCAGCGAAGCGTTCCTGCCCCGGCTCTTCGAGGAGTTCCGGCAGGAGTCGACGGGGCTGGCGCGCTCGCACGAAGGTAGCGGGCTCGGCCTGGCAATCACGAAACGACTCATCGAGCAGATGGGAGGAACCATCGAGGCGGAGAGCACGAAGGGGACCGGATCCGTTTTTACCGTCAAGCTCGGCCGGGTGCCGGCCGCTACGCCGGTCAGCATGCCGAGGCTGCCCGTGGTTCCGCAGGCCTCGCGCAAACGCATCCTGCTGGTGGAGGACAACGCGGACACCCGCCACATCGTGCGGCACCGGCTCCAGTCGCTCTGCCACGTGGATGTCGCCTCAGACCCGACGCGGGCGCTCGAACTCGCAGCCCAGCATCACTACGACGCGTTCATCCTCGACATCAACCTCGCCGCTACGCAGGACGGCATCGGGCTGCTCTACTCCCTCCGCCGCATGCGGCGGTACGAGCACACGCCGAGCGCGGCGCTGACGGCCTACGCGATGCCGGGAGACGAGGAGTGGTTCCGGGCCGTCGGCTTCGACCATTACCTCAGCAAGCCCTTCACGAAGCAGCAACTCTTCCACCTCTTCATGGACCTGTTCCCGCGCGAGACGGCGTCACTCGCCGCGCAGAACACCTCTCACCCCACCTACACCCATGCCTAG
- a CDS encoding class I SAM-dependent methyltransferase, with protein sequence MPSSSQLATSLAASVLPSPDAALSIGQHLAYVERMVERGGPTPEEYASFDRWLAHVAADLRAGRMSEGELRTLHESFGRALSLETNQGLSLRKPHGYPGDYEIIDRIYREHTTDDPTLRNWDLYFHTQAAPRAVRNRKAYFVGLLEALLKGSSRADMLSVLNVASGPARDIFEFFEGSGYDDRVQFECVDSDSAAIAYARRLCGPYLDRIVFRQANALRFTSERRFRLVWSAGLFDYFGDDGFKFLLRRLLDMLDEEGELVIGNFSQENATRDYMEVMGDWNLYHRSEDELRSLAEACGVADEDVRIGREPEAVNLFLHVKRGSTFIDLPAPALRRRDRRLGVPITNPRRR encoded by the coding sequence ATGCCTAGCTCTAGCCAGCTCGCCACGTCTCTCGCAGCCTCCGTGCTGCCGTCCCCTGACGCCGCGCTCTCCATCGGGCAGCACCTCGCCTACGTCGAGCGCATGGTAGAGCGTGGGGGGCCGACCCCCGAGGAGTACGCCTCGTTCGACCGATGGCTCGCCCACGTCGCGGCGGATCTCCGGGCCGGCCGGATGTCCGAGGGCGAGCTCCGCACGCTCCACGAGTCCTTCGGGCGCGCGCTCTCGCTCGAGACGAACCAGGGGCTGAGCCTCCGCAAGCCCCACGGCTACCCCGGCGACTACGAAATCATCGACCGGATCTACCGGGAGCACACGACCGACGATCCCACGTTGCGGAACTGGGACCTCTATTTCCACACGCAGGCGGCCCCACGCGCCGTACGCAACCGGAAGGCCTATTTCGTCGGCCTCCTCGAAGCGCTCCTCAAGGGAAGCTCCCGAGCCGATATGCTGTCGGTGCTGAACGTGGCGAGCGGCCCGGCCCGCGACATCTTCGAGTTCTTCGAAGGCAGCGGCTACGACGACCGCGTCCAGTTCGAATGCGTGGACTCCGACTCCGCGGCGATCGCCTACGCGCGGCGCCTGTGCGGCCCGTACCTCGACCGCATCGTGTTTCGGCAGGCGAACGCGCTCCGGTTCACCTCCGAACGCCGCTTCCGGCTCGTATGGTCGGCCGGGCTGTTCGACTACTTCGGGGACGACGGGTTCAAGTTCCTGCTCCGCCGGCTCCTCGATATGCTCGACGAAGAGGGCGAACTCGTCATCGGCAACTTCTCGCAGGAGAACGCGACGCGGGATTACATGGAGGTGATGGGGGACTGGAACCTGTACCACCGCAGCGAGGACGAACTCCGCTCGCTCGCGGAGGCGTGCGGGGTGGCCGACGAGGACGTGCGCATCGGTCGGGAACCCGAAGCCGTGAACCTCTTCCTCCACGTAAAACGCGGGAGCACCTTCATCGACCTCCCGGCCCCGGCTCTACGCCGCCGGGACCGTCGGCTGGGCGTTCCCATCACGAACCCGCGGCGCAGATGA